The Impatiens glandulifera chromosome 8, dImpGla2.1, whole genome shotgun sequence genome includes a window with the following:
- the LOC124913171 gene encoding uncharacterized mitochondrial protein AtMg00810-like, protein MSDSKPFNTPISSGSSLFRHDGDTLPQPFLYCNIIGALQYLVHTQLELAFGFNRACHFMQSPTTTHWSAIKRILRYLRHTPHHGLLIRPLSSLDISAFSNSNWAGFPDDHRSTTGYCIFLGDNLISWNSKKQQVVTRSSTESEYRALTHVTAELIWLQSLLRELCISPLQPPTI, encoded by the coding sequence ATGAGTGACTCAAAACCTTTTAATACTCCAATCTCTTCTGGGTCATCTTTATTTCGCCATGATGGCGACACTCTTCCTCAACCATTTTTGTACTGCAACATTATTGGTGCTCTCCAATATTTGGTGCATACTCAACTTGAACTAGCATTTGGTTTCAACCGTGCCTGTCATTTTATGCAGTCTCCTACCACCACTCATTGGTCTGCAATAAAAAGAATACTCCGTTACCTTCGTCATACTCCTCATCATGGACTCCTCATTCGTCCATTATCTTCTCTCGATATATCTGCCTTTTCTAACTCTAACTGGGCTGGTTTTCCGGACGATCATCGCTCCACAACCGGCTACTGTATATTTCTTGGTGACAATCTTATCTCTTGGAATTCAAAGAAACAACAAGTTGTCACTCGGTCTAGTACCGAGTCTGAGTATCGAGCTCTAACTCATGTCACTGCTGAACTCATCTGGCTCCAATCCTTGCTACGTGAACTTTGCATCTCCCCACTTCAACCTCCCACTATATAG